The Buchnera aphidicola (Microlophium carnosum) sequence ATTCTATTGATATTATATTGAAGGCATATCAAGATAAACAGATCGATAAAATTTTTATTGCGTATAATAAATTTCATAATAAAATGTTACAGCATCCTAAAATTATTCAGCTACTTCCTTTTTGTAAAAATAACATTAAGAATGTAAGCAGCAATCATTGGGATTATTTATACGAACCAGAATCTACATTAATTTTAGATACATTATTCAATCGTTATATAGAATCTCAAGTGTATCAAAGTATCTTAGAAAACATAGCAAGTGAACAAGCAGCTCGTATGGTTGCAATGAAAACAGCAACAGATAATAGTAGTAATCGTATTAAAGAATTACAGTTAGTCTACAATAAAGTTCGTCAGGCTAATATTACTCAAGAATTAATTGAAATTGTTGCAGGTGCGTCAGCAGTTTCATTTGATTAAAAATTAGTTAGAGGTTTTAAAAGAATGGCTAATGGAAAAATTATCCAAATTATTGGTGCTGTAGTTGATGTAGAATTCAATCAAGATTCAGTACCAAAAATATATAATGCCTTAGAAGTGAAAAATAAGCAATATAAACTAATTTTAGAAGTACAACAACAATTAGGTGGAGGTGTCGTACGAACTATCGCTATGGGTTCATCTAATGGTTTAAAACGCGGTTTAGTTGTAACTGATCTTGGACATTATATAAAAGTTCCAGTAGGAGAAGCAACACTAGGTCGTATAATTAATGTATTAGGTGAAACAATAGATAATCAAGGAGCATTAAAAACTAAAAATACTTCTAAAATTGAATATTGGGAAATTCATCGTTCTCCTCCAAGTTATGAAGAACAAGCTAGTTCTAGAGAAATATTAGAAACGGGAATTAAGGTAATTGATTTAATCTGTCCTTTTTCGAAAGGTGGTAAAGTTGGTTTGTTTGGAGGGGCAGGTGTCGGTAAAACAGTGAATATGATGGAACTTATTCGTAATATTGCTATAGAACATTCTGGTTATTCAGTTTTTACTGGAGTAGGTGAAAGAACTCGAGAAGGAAATGATTTTTATCATGAAATGAATGATTCTAAAGTTTTAGATAAAGTTTCTCTTGTATATGGACAAATGAATGAACCGCCAGGAAATAGATTACGAGTAGCTTTTACAGGATTAACTATTGCAGAAAAATTTCGCGATGAAGGGAAAGATGTTTTATTATTTATTGATAATATATATCGTTATACATTAGCAGGAACAGAAGTTTCTGCCTTACTTGGTCGAATGCCATCTGCAGTAGGATATCAACCCACTTTAGCAGAAGAAATGGGTCTGTTTCAAGAGAGAATTACGTCAACAAAAAAAGGTTCAATCACTTCTGTTCAAGCGGTATATGTTCCTGCTGATGATTTAACAGATCCTTCACCAGCAACAACATTCGCACATTTAGATTCTACGGTTACATTGAGTCGTCAAATAGCATCATTAGGAATTTATCCTGCTATTGATCCTTTAAATTCTACAAGTCGTCAATTGGATCCTTATATTGTAGGAGATGAACATTATGAAACGGCATTAAGTGTACAGTCAATTTTGCAAAGATATCAAGAATTAAAAGATATTATTGCTATTTTAGGTATGGATGAACTTGCAGAAAAAGATAAAATATTAGTATCAAGAGCACGTAAAATACAAAAATTTTTATCTCAGCCATTTTTTGTGGCAGAAGTTTTTACTAGTTCTCCAGGTAAATATGTTTCGTTAAAAGATAATATTCGCGCTTTTAAGGGAATTATAGAAGGTGAATTTGATTCGTTTCCAGAACAAGCATTTTATATGGTAGGTTCTATTGAAGAAGTCATAGAAAAATCAAAAAAATTATAATTATTTAAGATGTATGAGATATGCTTATGAATTTTTATTTAGATATAGTTAGTGTAAAAAAACGTATATTTTCTGGTTTTGTAAAAAAAATACAAGTTTCTGGAAGTGAAGGAGAACTCGGTATTTATCCAGGACATACTCAATTATTAAGTATAATTAAACCTGGAATAATATATATTGTCCATAAAGAAGATAAAAAAGAAGAATGTATTTATATATCAGGAGGTATATTAGAAGTACAACCTTCTATTGTATCGATTTTAGCAGATGTAGCCATTCGTGCTATTGATTTAGATCGAAAACGTGTTTTACAAACAAAAAACAATGCTGAAGAATGTATAAAAAATGAAAATATGAAAAATAAAAAAGATGATGTCTTGCTACGCATTTCTAAAGAAATTGCCAAATTAAGAGTGCTTGAGATAATGGACAAATTTAAATGAAAAACAATCGTTCGCGGCTGGTTTTTTCCTGCCGCAAGTATTTGAAATAATATTACTGAGTTAAAAAATATTTCTAAACATCAATGTTTTCTGCTTTTAAAGCATTTTTTTCTATAAATTTTCGTCTAGGTTCTACTGCATCTCCCATAAGAGTATTAAATAAATTATTAGCAGAGACTGCATCTTTAATAGTTACTTGAAACATATTTCTAGTTTCAGGATTCATTGTTGTATTCCACAATTGTTCAGGATTCATTTCTCCTAATCCTTTATATCGTTGTATAAATAAACCACGTTTAGATTGTTTTATTAACCATTTTAGTGTATTTTTTATATTGTCTATTTCATATACATGTCCTGCTTTTTCTATTAATACTGCATTTAGAAAATACTTTTTAAAGTTTTCACCTAATTTAGTCATTGATGAGTATTCTTTACTTTTTAAAAATTCTTCTTTAAAATCATATTTTGTATGATATGCATATCTAGAGATTCTTATAGTCGGTTCAAATATATTTTTATCAGAATTTTTTTTAATTTCTGTTGAATAGTAAGTATTAGTTTTATCTTTTTTATTCAGATTTTCTGCTAATTGTTCTATCCAATTTGTTACTATTGTAATTTCTTTTAAATTAGATAAATGAGTGTGATAGATTAGTTCGTCAAATACTAATTTTGGAAAATAATGTTTACTTTTTTCCATAATAATTTGGATAAAATAGTATTGAGATATAATTTTTTTAAATATTTTAAGATTTTCATTAATATTAGAATTTATTTTGCTTGTTAAAATAAGATCTTTTAAAGAATTTGTAATTTGATATTTATTCATTTCTGTATCATTTTTAATATATTCTTCTTTTTTTCCTTTTTTTAATTTGTACAATGGAGGTTGTGCAATATAAATATATCCTTTTTCAATCAATTCAGGTAATTGACGATAAAAAAAAGTTAAAAGAAGTGTACGAATATGTGCACCGTCTACATCAGCATCAGTCATGATAATAATATAATGATATCTTAATTTATCTATATTATATTCGTTTTTACCAATTCCACATCCTAATGCAGTGATAAGAGACGCAACTTCTTGAGATAAAATCATCTTATCAAATTTTGACTTTTCAACGTTTAATATTTTCCCTTTAAGAGGCAAGATGGCTTGATTCTTTCTGTTTCTCCCTTGTTTAGCAGATCCACCCGCTGAATCACCTTCTACTAAATAAATTTCTGAAAATTTAGGATCATTTTCTTGACAGTCAGATAGTTTACCAGGTAAAGCACCCAAATCGAGTATGCTCTTTCTTTTATTAATTTCTCTAGCTCGTCGTGCCGCTTCTCTAATTTTAGCGGCATTAATAACTTTTTGAATGATAGATTTTGAATCAGTAGGGTTTTCTAAAAGATATTCGATAAGATTTTCATTAATGAATGATTCTATAACTGATCTTACTTCAGAGGAGACTAATTTATCTTTAGTTTGAGATGAAAATTTTGGATCAGGTATTTTAATCGATATAATAGCTGTTAACCCCTCACGTACATCTTCACCTATTACAGTAGTTTTTTGTTTTTTATTATATCCCTCTCTCTCTATATGTAGATTTAAGGTTCGTGTCATACCAGAACGAAAACCAGCCAAATGGGTTCCACCATCTTTTTGTGGTATGTTATTTGTAAAACATAATATATTCTCTTGATGAGAATTACTCCATTGCATAGCAATTTCTAGCTCTGTCTGATCTTTCATAGAACGAAAATAAAAGATTCGTGAATGAATAGGTGTTTTTTTTGTATTTAAGAATTTAACAAATGCTTTAATACCACCTTTATAGTGATAGCAATTTTTAATATTTGTTCTATTATCTTCTAAATGAATAGCAATATTTGAATTAAGAAAAGATAGTTCACGCAAACGTTTAGATAAAATTTCATATTGAAATTTGATATTGTTAGTAAATGTTTTATAACTTGGCCAAAATCTTATATATGTACCTGTTATATCACTTGTTCCAATAGTAGCAAGAGGATTTTCTGGTTTTCCATTTTTATATATTTGTTGATATTTTTTTTTATTTTTATAAATTATTAGTTCTAATTTTTCTGATAAAGCATTAACCACTGATATACCTACTCCATGTAATCCTCCTGATATTTGATATGAAGCATTATCAAATTTACCCCCTGAATGTAGTACTGTCATTATTACTTCTGCTGCTGAAATATTTTCTTCGGGATGAATATCTGTAGGTATTCCCCTCCCATTATCTTTTACAGAAACAGAATTATCTGAATGAATAGTTACAATTATTTCTTTACAATAACCTGCTAGTGCTTCATCTATAGAGTTGTCTACTATTTCAAAAACCATATGATGCAATCCACTACCATCATCTGTATCTCCAATATACATACCTGGTCTTTTACGAACGGCATCTAATCCTCTTAAAATTTTAATATTAGAAGAGTTGTATATATTCTCCATAACTTTTCCTATAATCTTTTTGATTAAAAAAATAATTAATTATTAGCATCTTTTTTAAAACAAAAACAAATGATATAAAAGTTGTTTTAAATTATTTATGATGTTTTATAATACAGTATTTAAATACTTAACGTTTTAATAACATTACGACATATGATGTTGAAGCATCGTTTTCTGCTTCAATTTGTATGGAATTATTAAAATGATTTAAAAATAAAAAAATATTTTTACTAGTA is a genomic window containing:
- the atpD gene encoding F0F1 ATP synthase subunit beta, with translation MANGKIIQIIGAVVDVEFNQDSVPKIYNALEVKNKQYKLILEVQQQLGGGVVRTIAMGSSNGLKRGLVVTDLGHYIKVPVGEATLGRIINVLGETIDNQGALKTKNTSKIEYWEIHRSPPSYEEQASSREILETGIKVIDLICPFSKGGKVGLFGGAGVGKTVNMMELIRNIAIEHSGYSVFTGVGERTREGNDFYHEMNDSKVLDKVSLVYGQMNEPPGNRLRVAFTGLTIAEKFRDEGKDVLLFIDNIYRYTLAGTEVSALLGRMPSAVGYQPTLAEEMGLFQERITSTKKGSITSVQAVYVPADDLTDPSPATTFAHLDSTVTLSRQIASLGIYPAIDPLNSTSRQLDPYIVGDEHYETALSVQSILQRYQELKDIIAILGMDELAEKDKILVSRARKIQKFLSQPFFVAEVFTSSPGKYVSLKDNIRAFKGIIEGEFDSFPEQAFYMVGSIEEVIEKSKKL
- the atpC gene encoding F0F1 ATP synthase subunit epsilon, whose product is MNFYLDIVSVKKRIFSGFVKKIQVSGSEGELGIYPGHTQLLSIIKPGIIYIVHKEDKKEECIYISGGILEVQPSIVSILADVAIRAIDLDRKRVLQTKNNAEECIKNENMKNKKDDVLLRISKEIAKLRVLEIMDKFK
- the gyrB gene encoding DNA topoisomerase (ATP-hydrolyzing) subunit B, whose amino-acid sequence is MENIYNSSNIKILRGLDAVRKRPGMYIGDTDDGSGLHHMVFEIVDNSIDEALAGYCKEIIVTIHSDNSVSVKDNGRGIPTDIHPEENISAAEVIMTVLHSGGKFDNASYQISGGLHGVGISVVNALSEKLELIIYKNKKKYQQIYKNGKPENPLATIGTSDITGTYIRFWPSYKTFTNNIKFQYEILSKRLRELSFLNSNIAIHLEDNRTNIKNCYHYKGGIKAFVKFLNTKKTPIHSRIFYFRSMKDQTELEIAMQWSNSHQENILCFTNNIPQKDGGTHLAGFRSGMTRTLNLHIEREGYNKKQKTTVIGEDVREGLTAIISIKIPDPKFSSQTKDKLVSSEVRSVIESFINENLIEYLLENPTDSKSIIQKVINAAKIREAARRAREINKRKSILDLGALPGKLSDCQENDPKFSEIYLVEGDSAGGSAKQGRNRKNQAILPLKGKILNVEKSKFDKMILSQEVASLITALGCGIGKNEYNIDKLRYHYIIIMTDADVDGAHIRTLLLTFFYRQLPELIEKGYIYIAQPPLYKLKKGKKEEYIKNDTEMNKYQITNSLKDLILTSKINSNINENLKIFKKIISQYYFIQIIMEKSKHYFPKLVFDELIYHTHLSNLKEITIVTNWIEQLAENLNKKDKTNTYYSTEIKKNSDKNIFEPTIRISRYAYHTKYDFKEEFLKSKEYSSMTKLGENFKKYFLNAVLIEKAGHVYEIDNIKNTLKWLIKQSKRGLFIQRYKGLGEMNPEQLWNTTMNPETRNMFQVTIKDAVSANNLFNTLMGDAVEPRRKFIEKNALKAENIDV